In the Dama dama isolate Ldn47 chromosome 13, ASM3311817v1, whole genome shotgun sequence genome, one interval contains:
- the NUDT14 gene encoding uridine diphosphate glucose pyrophosphatase NUDT14, with amino-acid sequence MERVEGAAVSRCAASPYLLPLTLHYRQNGAQKSWDFMKTHDSVTILLFNSSRRSLVLVKQFRPAVYAGEVERLFPGSLAAAELDGPRALPAVLPGSAGVTYELCAGLLDQPGLSPEEVACKEAWEECGYRLAPSDLRRVASYKSGVGLTSSSQTMFYAEVTNAQRGGPGGGLAEEGELIEVVHLPLDGARAFADDPDVPKTLGVIFGISWFFSCVAPGLGPQ; translated from the exons ATGGAGCGCGTCGAGGGGGCGGCCGTGAGCCGCTGCGCAGCCTCGCCGTACCTGCTGCCGCTCACGCTGCACTACCGCCAG AATGGCGCCCAGAAGTCGTGGGACTTCATGAAGACTCACGATAG CGTGACCATCCTCCTGTTCAACTCTtcccggaggagcctggtgttggTGAAGCAGTTCCGGCCAG CCGTGTACGCTGGCGAGGTGGAGCGTCTCTTCCCAGGGTCCCTGGCTGCTGCGGAGCTGGATGGGCCCCGGGCGCTGCCCGCGGTGCTGCCTGGCTCGGCAGGGGTCACCTACGAACTGTGCGCCGGCCTCCTGGACCAGCCCGGGCTCTCGCCAGAGGAGGTGGCCTGCAAGGAGGCCTGGGAGGAGTGCGGCTACCGCCTGGCGCCCTCTGACCTTCGCCGGGTGGCCTCGTACAA GTCTGGTGTGGGACTGACCAGCTCCAGCCAGACCATGTTCTATGCGGAGGTGACGAATGCCCAGCGGGGAGGCCCAGGCGGGGGCCTGGCTGAGGAGGGAGAGCTCATCGAGGTGGTGCACCTGCCCCTGGACGGCGCCCGGGCCTTTGCGGACGATCCGGATGTTCCCAAGACCCTCGGCGTGATCTTTGGTATCTCGTGGTTCTTCAGCTGTGTGGCCCCTGGCCTGGGTCCCCAGTGA
- the LOC133068070 gene encoding basic proline-rich protein-like — translation MPTLGYLLCCPPPCAGPGCVLTCPPSPLHPLIRSLRTVAALRPEATWDPVPTSMPHRGLHKHGQVLTGHMVFREPSRLGHRPPACVSSRPPSLRPAPSLLLQMQEVGGPAASDSRPLSAHAASCGPRSLHPRRRDTSSSVTHREPALGTPGPTPPYSCPQPSPHLAVPVASKVGSQGCRATGLSTSSCSPRSTDTTTSGGPELSPPLPVQSPSPRLAAHLPGLGPIMACPAPPSSGLSVDPSSSSGPTPTPLPSWGLSGDASTPQNLSLTFPEPPDCTSGNPDSAAHGETPPPSPQCTPCPVRLGTPVWVRTGTEVGAWGPFPQELSLSSRPTTDPQSFGKVLLVWPQLTQDLPPWERPPSCRLSSTAAEAGGRAHSSQAPAEPCMGTFPGPTKAGTWQTMSLFTMTSGCPCEVWQPAWHRPHCGLPLASPGPPLWPLPPRDPRGPWCDGFLSSALLAAGGQSALPLPPPTAPGKGLGGQGLRPAALEPIPWTPPLASLAGAQASPGTGRPSRHVGQDDAGKHQPARAAAACPRATPTWKPPPPGGNGPSGPPAGQCAHAEGQLSCGCGHGKPGDCGEDPWAGAQNPRQ, via the exons ATGCCAACCCTGGGCTACCTGCTGTGTTGTCCTCCACCCTGTGCTGGCCCTGGCTGTGTCCTGACCTGCCCACCTTCTCCACTCCACCCTTTGATCCGAAGCCTCAGAACTGTGGCCGCCCTCCGGCCAGAGGCCACGTGGGACCCGGTGCCCACCTCGATGCCCCACCGCGGTCTCCACAAGCATGGCCAGGTTCTCACGGGTCACATGGTGTTCCGGGAGCCATCCAGGCTGGGCCACAGACCCCCGGCCTGCGTGAGCAGCCGCCCGCCCAGCCTCCGCCCAGCACCAAGCCTGCTGCTCCAAATGCAGGAAGTGGGAGGCCCGGCGGCTTCTGACTCCCGCCCTTTATCAGCCCACGCCGCTTCCTGCGGCCCGCGCAGCCTGCACCCGCGGCGCCGGGACACCAGCTCATCAGTGACTCATCGAGAGCCTGCCCTGGGGACACCCGGGCCCACGCCCCCCTACTCCTGCCCTCAGCCCAGCCCACATCTGGCTG TGCCCGTAGCCAGTAAGGTGGGCAGCCAGGGCTGCAGGGCCACGGGGCTGAGCACAAGCTCCTGCT cccccaggagcaCCGACACCACCACCTCTGGGGGCCCCGAGCTCTCACCACCTCTGCCGGTGCAGTCACCCAGCCCCAGGCTGGCGGCCCACCTTCCTGGTCTGGGCCCCATCATGGCCTGTCCAGCTCCTCCCTCTTCTGGTCTCAGTGTGgacccctcctcctcttctggaCCGACCCCTACACCTCTCCCGTCCTGGGGCCTCTCAGGGGATGCCTCCACTCCACAGAACTTGTCTCTGACCTTTCCTGAGCCCCCAGACTGCACCAGCGGGAACCCAGACTCTGCCGCTCACGGGGAGacccctcctccctcaccccagTGCACCCCTTGCCCAGTGCGCCTGGGGACACCCGTGTGGGTCAGGACGGGAACTGAagttgggg CATGGGGGCCGTTCCCCCAGGAGTTGTCCCTGTCCTCACGGCCGACCACAGACCCTCAGAGCTTCGGCAAG GTCCTGCTGGTGTGGCCCCAACTGACCCAAGACCTCCCACCCTGGGAGCGTCCCCCCAGCTGCCGGCTCAGCTCCACAGCTGCTGAGGCTGGTGGCAGGGCCCACAGCAGTCAGGCCCCTGCCGAGCCCTGCATGGGCACTTTCCCAGGCCCCACCAAGGCGGGCACCTGGCAGACAATGTCTTTATTCACTATGACCTCCGG GTGCCCCTGTGAGGTGTGGCAGCCTGCCTGGCACCGGCCCCACTGCGGCCTTCCACTGGCCTCGCCGGGCCCACCACTCTGGCCGCTGCCCCCCCGGGACCCACGTGGGCCATGGTGTGATGGCTTCCTGAGCAGCGCTCTTCTTGCAGCGGGAGGCCAGAGCGCCTTGCCTCTGCCGCCGCCCACAGCCCCTGGGAAGGGCCTGGGCGGTCAGGGCCTGAGGCCCGCAGCCTTGGAACCCATCCCTTGGACCCCACCCCTTGCCAGCCTGGCTGGGGCCCAGGCCTCCCCAGGGACCGGTCGGCCCTCCAGGCACGTAGGCCAGGACGACGCGGGGAAGCACCAACCAGCCAGGGCAGCTGCTGCTTGCCCGCGAGCGACCCCGACTtggaagcccccacccccaggaggtaATGGCCCGTCGGGGCCCCCAGCGGGCCAGTGTGCACATGCAGAGGGCCAGCTGTCCTGTGGATGTGGCCACGGGAAACCAGGAGATTGTGGGGAGGACCCCTGGGCAGGGGCCCAGAACCCAAGGCAGTGA